The DNA sequence tctattagttatttttagaaattgagaCTTGATTGTTGTTAAAGTGTTAATGAAGacgtgtattttaaattttaattttgatgattttatatttttatttgagacCGGTTCAACTTGTGATCCACTAGTTGAACTAATAACCTAGTGATCTAGTAGTCTAACCGGTTTGATTAttggttcggttctgacaactaggTTTGATATCACTCATACTTTCTTGGGATTCTGTTACTGAATTGACTTATACATCCCTAGGATTGTATTGGGATTGATTACCGGTAGGCATAGAATGGAGAAGGGCTTAAGTAGCATCACCACCAGCAGCAACAAGGAAGGGTTACCTCTCACCCCTCATTCCAACTTCAAAACTGCTTCCACCGACGATGACCTCGCTCacatcctcttcaacatcaaatccTCCAAAACTTCCGTAACCACCCCTTTCCATTTCCTAACAATCTCTTCCCTTCATCTTTCTGCAATTTCTAATATGACAtatgtttgattattttttttttgcaggcTGTTATCAATTATGGCGCCTCTTGGTATGTTTATCTCTTCTCTGAATATGTTTGATTTATATTACtatacaaggtattaagaatcgATATAATAATGGAAACTGATGTTAAGTGAACACAAAAGCAGGTAGCATCTTTTACCATTTAGGCTTACTTGATTGTTGTAACTTGTAAGGTGGTTGTGTGAAATTGAAATATAGAACAGGAGATTATGAATGATCTAGTTTCCTGGTTTTTCAGGTGCCGCGTGTGCAGTGAAATCCTCCCTGCATTCCATAGATTGAGCAATAATTTTCCAAAGCTCTCCTTCGTCTATGCAGATATTGATGAATGCCCAGAAACAACTCAACACATTCGATACACCCCTACTTTTCAATTTTTTCGAGATGGTGAAAAGGTAGATGAAATGTATGGTGCTGGAGAAGAGAGGCTGCGTGATCGCGCCTGGTTGCACTCTTGAGTACACTATACAATGTCATTTTTATTGTCAGAGTTAGGTGACATGCTTGCAATTTTCCAGTAGATGTAACATTGTGAATCATGAACAATTCAGTGAATATTCAGGCAAACCCAGTATCCAATGTTTCCATTTGAAACTACAACCATATAAACCGTCCTTTTATGAGGTAAACAGCttcataaattgataaaaaaaaatatatcacgtAGATAGCATTTTAAGTTTACACCAACTACACGAGATTGGCTGCAAAACAATCAACAGCAGAAATGGGAAAAGAATCGGTAACGGTTTAAGAAATTTGAAGTggtaaaaccgaaaaaaaaaagaggcagcTAATGCTGCAAACTCCTATTTTACTAACGTATCCGCCTAAGAAGCATATCTAACCCTCGTTCCTCATCAAACTGTGAAACGTAATCTTCAATAAGAGGTACGCATTGAAGctccttttactttcttgtttacCCAAAGTCTGAAAGATGGCCGCGATGATAACCACCTGTAATCTGGCTATCTCATCAAGCCTTGGGCTTGAGCATCTTCACCGTCTCCCAAGTGAAATCAGGATCGTCACGTCCGAAATGTCCGTAAGCAGCAGTCTTCTGGTACCTGAAGTTGCCTCCTCTCATGAGGTCAAGATTGATGGCAATCATTCCTGGCCTGAAGTCAAAATTTTCCTTAATCAGAGCCAATATGTCCTTGACTGGAATCTTTCCTGTTTTGTAGGTGTCTACAAAAACAGAGAGTGGCTCTGGGACTCCAATTGCATAAGAAACCTGCACAAGACAGCGTCGAGCAAGCCCTGAAGCTACCACACTTTTCGCTGCTTGCCTAACAATGTATGCACCACTCCTATCGACCTTGGTTGGGTCCTTGCCGGAGAAGGCACCTCCACCATGAGCACCCCAACCACCATAGGTGTCAATGATGATCTTACGGCCAGTTAGCCC is a window from the Arachis hypogaea cultivar Tifrunner chromosome 1, arahy.Tifrunner.gnm2.J5K5, whole genome shotgun sequence genome containing:
- the LOC112696083 gene encoding thioredoxin-like 3-3; this encodes MEKGLSSITTSSNKEGLPLTPHSNFKTASTDDDLAHILFNIKSSKTSAVINYGASWCRVCSEILPAFHRLSNNFPKLSFVYADIDECPETTQHIRYTPTFQFFRDGEKVDEMYGAGEERLRDRAWLHS